A region of the Cannabis sativa cultivar Pink pepper isolate KNU-18-1 chromosome 3, ASM2916894v1, whole genome shotgun sequence genome:
AATCATTCAAATTGATTTACACATATAGAGATTATGTTAATTCTCTCTTTGAATATATTTGATGACAATCAATATGTGATAAGtatgaatattttaaatattataagttttcGATTTATTAAAACATTCATTTTTCGATTTAGTTTTCCGAATTAATCATCAAAatatttagcaattaatatagtGTAGATACaaatggagtatctcacctataaatatggGATTTCGGTTCCAGAGCTCCTACTCATTCTATGCAAATAGTAAAATTTAATCTAAGAGAGTAGAGAGAGTTTGGAAGCTCGATTACCCAATCTAAAGCAACACTGGGATTGAAGCTTAAATGATCAAtagctggaggtatttcgaccTCTTTCCCCGTTCGCTTATATGGTCGATATGttcttattattttactttGCAAATTGATGGTATATGCtttatcttttatatatatttctaacaatatttgattaaaaaaaattattagggaacaattacatattaataaagCATTCTCTTAACACTGCTATCTAATTTCTTCAAGGTATAGAACCATCCTAATTAatgtaataaaatatgtaaaatttatatataggaTACTCCGTATATCTTAAGAATGTAATAGTTTTATAACAAGGTGGCAagaatttctaataaaatgttGAATGACTAGTAAAGTACAGTCCTGGCCTTTCATCCAAATTAGGTGCACGAACAGGGGATTGTATATAGTGAatgtttttgtatatataccaTATTGTACCGTCTATATATTATAGTGAAAAAATGACATTATACTTTATTCTGAAGGGACAAAACAATGAGAAAGGGTCCATTTGTCATAGGCATTTAGATTGAGTGAGAAAGATTGAAGAAAGTAGAAGCTAGGTAGGTTAGGGTTTGAAAGGGGAAACCATAAGACCTCAACGCTTGGGATATGCCCAGATATTATTAATGCATGGGAGACAAAGTCCCACTCCTCACTGCGCCTCAGGTCCCTTTGGTTTCCTTCCTCACCTCACTCATCATCTCTGGCTGCATTATTCACACTTATTTgtaaatctatataaatattcattattaaattaaaaaaaaaaaaccatatttttatatatttatatgcatACACACACGTATAATGCCATTTGGTGTATATTTTGTGTGCACACAGCCTGTTTTCATACATGAAATAATGTAAGGAGAAAAAATCAAAACTAATAAAGGGATAGGCATATTAGTGTACTCCATATTACAAGAgatcttatttatttatgtacttattattttagtacttctgttctattatatatatgtaatcaacttaattatattattacaaGATTATAGAAATAGAgatacaatatataaatatatatatataatgtgacAAACATTAAATGCTAATATATATGATTCATCATGACATCTTAATATAATTAATCCCTACACATTAATTATCTATAGAGAGCATTAATTAATAGCAATAATATATCATCACTTTAGCAAAAACTAATAACACTAGAAAAGAAGGGAGATCTTCTTTCAATCTTTCTTATACATCTTATTCAGCCGTGTATCTTACTGGCCTGCAAAATCAGAAAAGTGGAAAAAGAAAAGGGAGGAAAAAAATTCTTCAATAAACAGTCAAaacagaataatatatataatataaataaataaaaagtgactctttcatattttatataGTACTATACATACTACTACTTGATTATGACATTATTGGTGTCCTGTCCACAAGGCCAGGATTATATACTACATGACTATACAGTGCCAGGAcgaaaaaaagggaaaaaaaaaaatctagagaGCTAAGCTGTAATGATGACTAATAAATTATACCATATATGGTTCATGTGAAAGAAAAGAGTTATACCTTTCTTCCCAAGTAAGTGGTCTTTGTTTTAGGGTTATTTGGGTGTCCCCATGAGCTTTGCCTGTGAACCCTATGCTTCCCACGAGAGTGATCAGGTGGAGGAATTGATGAGTGGGTCTCAGGACCTCTATAATCAATCTCATAAATCTCTTCACTATCCACCACCATAGCCcctatatatacaattaattagactcctaattaataaaatcaTTCCAACAACTAAATGTAGTgcctatatatttataatatgctAATAAATGACAACATATAGTTCATTTTAATAAACTACAAACAAACCTGTTGAGAAGTAAGGATGAGTGGAAAAGAGGAAGAGAATAAAGATGAGAATGAAGGTAGACTTCTTGATGATGAGCtccatatatgtatattatatatatatatttatgtgtttGTGGGTATAAAACTTTTTTTAGAAACTAAGAGGGTACTCTCTTATGCACTTATTTATAGGGGAGGGGGGGTTTGGAGAAAAGGAAGAGAAGAGATTAGTTGGCAAATGGAAGGTTTTGAGGTTTTCTATTTTTTGGGGATATGAGATGAAACAGTCGCAATCTAAACAGCAATAAGTAGTGCGGTACCGATGTGGTAGTGTTGGGTTGGAACATTTATGTTATCAGATGCCTAATAAAAGTGCcatcttaatatttaatatttttggtcCATGTTTCTgtgaaaagtaaataaataaggtttattatatttaattttttttttttcattttttggggTCCGGACAGCTGCATGTGTACATAATTGAAATGTCATATTATGGGGAGGAAAGGAAACCACATCAAAATTAAAGCTAGCTATACCTATTATATGGCCAGCTGATCATATACTCACATAATACACTCGTATCCACTCTCCTTTATTTTTGTTTCATTTCTCTCGTTAAGCTCTCAAAATATTTGGCTACAGACACTACCACACcctaaataaagaaatatatatatatatatatacatttggaacattttatctaaaaaaaattaaaatttaaatatatatatacactataaaaaaaaaagcattacCACTAATAAATAGTAATAATTTTTCAGTGGCAACATAATTTTTGTTGATTAAATGGcgcttttttttaaaaacaaaaaaaaaaactaaatatcacTTTTAATATAAAAAGTAACTTGtgaataaaatattacatttaggtaccaataactaaaaatacatttccTAATAACAAATTATGATTTTGGTAATTAATGTTTTTACCAACAAAGTCTTTTTAGTGATAACATAAtcaaattagaaaattattgagaattttttACAATGATATaacttgtaaaataattatatatgattttattatttttttgtgaaTACTATTTGGACCTTGTATTTTGTAAGAGTTATCAATTGGaccatttattttgttaaatgataaaatagatcctgtatttttcaaaatagaaaaaataggatcctgagcttaatttttgacgatttttttaaaaatataaccaacttgaagacaattcttaACATGAACGAATACAGAAAATATAAACAATTTTATTATAACAcgtttagatcggattattattaaattttattttgataaaaaaatcagttcagattcctatttgtacaattttaaaaaatataaggtctattttgttatttaacaaaataaaaaatctaattagtaacttttgcaaaacacaaaatctaaaatgatatttattttttttttggtaatcatatacatatacatataaatgatatggtcaaaattcaaagctttagtacttatatgtaatttattaatttattcgaATCATGTTTTCTAACTATCAATTAATCATGTAATATTGACTCAAAGCATTAATAAAGAaggaaaaataatgataaatatTAAGGTCCATAATGTAGTTGGTAAGGATAAGCACATATACAAGTTTCGTTTACTGGTCTTTTCAGGAAAAACATTGACTGAAATTAGTTATAATAAGGTTTAAAGACCATTAATTTCTGATCTTACCTTAAAACAAACAACCAAAAAGAGAGTTTATAATCTTGTAATAAGGGAGTTAAATTAATCTTCACTTCAGtatatagtttaattatttctatttattCTTATCTAATTATCAAAGGGGTCAAAATTACTCAATTAAAAGAATCTGAGGTGATCTATCAACTCAACACAAGTAGTTGTTTGATTTTGAtgtgtaattaatatattatcattccCTAGCTATATAGTTAGCTATAGCTAGACACAATAAACAGGTACAGTTCCACAATATCTGTTTCCATTTCAATCAACAATAATTAAAGTTGCCTGACAAAATTTCATTTCCAAAATCCTTCTTCAGAGTCAAGTAATTAACCATCAAAGCCTTGTCTTTTACTCATTCAAATCTTTTCATGATAAAATTGGAATCTTACagcaaattatataattaatcatTAGTTAAATAACTGAAAGTAATATATAGATCGAAATTCCAATGACATAAAGTTCGtaataatataaattcataTGATATCTCAATTATTTAAAACACACCTACTAACATGGAAATATCTATTAATTGTGCTCTTTATAATAGAGGGGTCTAAAACACAATCAGTCAAACTACCCCCTCAACCTTTTGCATGTACACATCTAGCTAGctttaaaaaaaagtatattatatgatatgGAAACAACAATTTCCTACAATAATATAGAATACAATTTGATAATATTAATTCGTGATCATTTATCTATACAAGATCATATATTGTTTGgtgtatttatttttctaagacCATAACTTGTATGTAGTTAATGGTTCTAATTATTGGTCatagaaaacaaaatatctAACCCTAAAtttgattattaaaatattatggtgTTTCTCAAAcaccaaaaaagaaaacaaaacaaaatactaaaagaaaacaaaacaaaatactaCGCGGCCCATAATGTGGCCAAATGGGCGTTTGCCAACAACGTTACGGGCATGGTAAAGATATCTACTATACCTCTTAATATCTTTTGTAATGACCATGAAGTATaacttcaattttatttataaacgcatttttcaaaaaaaaaaaaaagaaaactaaacTAAAAGAAGAATCATAAAGCCAATGTTGAATGGCAACAAATTGAATACTAATTAACTATTTGTTCTTTTGGAGGGACAAGTCGCTCCTAATAGTTCATGCCTAAAAATACTGTTAGAGGCGACAAAAAAAATCGTCTCTAATTAGGGGTGATTGTTGTTCCTAATATAATTGACAAATATCTAACCTTACTTTTAAGTCTCCTAAAACTCTTGAAAGTTGCTCCTAAAAAATTATgccaaaaatcaaattttgactTTTAAAAGTGGCCTCTATtgttttttaaataaacaaaatataatattataaatatttatatattatttattaaaaaacaaTTAGAATAATACTATTTaatagttacatttttattgtaaccatcatggttacattttttttgctTATAATAGCATGTTAgaatcaattaattataattatttattttcttaaaataattaggaaaaaaactagaaaaatacaaaaatggaaaaaaaattacaaaagtactatgggccggcccattaaacatttatacagtccacatacaaatatttacaaaaataccacatgcactaagccttcaacTATACAGAGTGAACGATGAAGATGAACATACCtcgatcgtttcaaaaccgcaaaacaaccaaaatgaaactaaAACGAGGAAAATACAACTATTTATTCTGGCGAAATCAACTAGAAAAGAAGACCCCTGCAATGATCTAAgcagaaaatgacgaaaaaaaatcaaaaaaactgtgaagaaactgaaattacacatttgttttttattttattcgatcaaaacaactccccctaatatcgaaatccagattcatgaaatgtaaaTCTGGAActcccaccaaatccaaaacaatgtatgatgtgaaaatttttaaaaaaaacctcatgaataatacatctacattatatacagttgcatattgattgattactggtttccaatataaatatatctttttaaaaacacaataagaagagtaaattcgaattaaggtacaacaAGTTAtgtataagtctgtttattttttgttttggttgcattatagttgcattattgttttatgatagtttatatattatgcaggaatttaatttgacagggactaagaaatagtagtaatgcatagtaagttttgtgcaaatagttgcatattagttttataatgaaataacatatgcaagtagcaaaactataataaaactacaaaataactgtatacaaactaaaatacaggaaaaactctttgaacatcaacatccatgataaatctcattgttacccattgatgatataaaaatggacaggaaactgttggaaattattttactaggatcttagatctactcacaagtatgtttattaacatcctaaatatgaactttctaaaacgataaattaaacacatatagagtttaagaaaccttacattgggtgcagcggaataatatgactccttccgttcagatatctagcccttgattcctttctgtagcagagcattatcaatatctgaacctggatctctttctctgaatctttgatgctgaaactcctttgctgatgatctttcttcacgatcttcctcactatgattgaggtatcacttgatgtgtgtgggcactactcatacactaaggatttcgaaattatcaaggaagaagagagagagtggtcagctaaagatagggagagagaaggctcagtttttctgaattagaagaagtctgaagaaaagtgttattttcctgaagccttcactatctatttatagcattccactagggttagatttgaattatatggcattaaaataatgaaaaaatcaatttaaaatttcctacaaaagtggctggcccaatactagtggatttgggcctcactttttgcaattttgcagttttaccttttctgcatctaattttctcaaaaacgccaattttctaattcaaccatttaaatgccaattctaactatttaataactataaataattattaaataatattgtcatttatcatatttattaattgaaccatacacagtatcata
Encoded here:
- the LOC115708859 gene encoding uncharacterized protein LOC115708859, coding for MELIIKKSTFILIFILFLFSTHPYFSTGAMVVDSEEIYEIDYRGPETHSSIPPPDHSRGKHRVHRQSSWGHPNNPKTKTTYLGRKASKIHG